The following is a genomic window from Deltaproteobacteria bacterium.
ATCGTCGGTGATGGGCTCCACCTCCCGGGTCCACTCCCGCATCCCCTCGGCGTCGAGGACGAAGGTCGAGAGCAGATCGTGGACGTCGTCGAGGCCCGCCTCCCGCAGGGAGGCCTTCAGCTCCGGCCGCGCGAAGGCCTCGCGCCAGCGCTCGAGATCGATCTCCAGGGGCGCGTCCGAGGCGAGGTAGACCGCCTCGTCGCGGGCCGGGATCCAGAGGGTGACGTACTCGAAGTTGTCGACGAGGCTGCGGGCGAGCCTGCGGTTGATCTCGTCGGACTGCTCCTGCAGGGGCACCCACTGGGTCAGGCGCCCCCCGGGGGAGAGGTGGCGCTTGGCCAGCCGGTAGAACTCGCTGCTGTAGAGGTTCACGATCCCCGGCGCCTCGGGCGGCGGGGGCTCGAAGGAGATCACGTCCCAGCGCGCCTCCTCGGGGGCGGCGGCGAGGAAGTGGCGGCCGTCGTCGATCACCACCCGCGCGCGCGGATCGGAGAGCACCCGGTGGTTGAAGTCCTCGAAGAAGCGATCCGCCTCGACGACGTCGCGGTTCACGTCGACGATGGTCAGCCCCTCGAGCTCGGGGTGGAGGGTCGCCGTCCCCGCGGTGATGCCCGTACCGAAGCAGACCACCAGGGCCTGGCGCGTGGGTGGCCCGGTGAGCGCCGCGAGGTTCAGGAGCGAGGTCATGTAGCGCCGGGAGTAGAGGATGGTGCTGGCGTAGGACATCGAGGCGTAGCGCACCTGCCGGTGGCGGTAGGGGTGCTCGCGGCAGTGATCGGGGCAGGGCCGCGAGCGGCAGACGGCGTCGGCGCTGTACTCGATCACCGCGATGGTGCCGTCGCGCCCCTCGACCACGTCGAGGACCTCGCCCAGGCGGGTCTCGGCGTAGGAGCGGAGGAAGGTGCCCGGCGGCAGGAGGAAGGCGGCGAGCAGCACCAGGCCCGCCGCGACCCTCGTGAGCCGGCGCTGCCGCGGCGCCACCTCGGCATCGAGGCCCTGGATGAAGAGCGCCAGGGCCGCCCCGAGGAGGGCCAGGAGGACGAAGGTCCACTGGGTCCCGATCAGGGGCACGAGCACGAAGCCGACGCCGAGGCTGCCGGCGATCCCCCCGAGGGTGTTGAGGGAGTAGAGCCAGCCCACCTGCCGCCCGACCTGCGAGAGGTGGGTGGCCGTCGCCTGCACCACCAGGGGGAAGCCCACCCCGATGATCGAGGCGGGCACGAGCAGGATCGCCAGCGCCTGCACCCAGAGGGCCAGGAGCGGCGAGCCGAGGGCGCCGGTGAGGAAGAAGTCGATGGTCTTGCCGTTGGTCAGCAGGGCCAGGGTGACGAGCCCGGCCAGGGCCTGGAGGACCTGCGCGGTGGCCAGGATCGACAGGTCGCGCCGCTTCGGCTGCAGCCAGAGGGCGTAGACGGCCGCCCCGATCACCAGGCCCAGGAGGAAGGTCGAGAGCAGCGCCGTGAAGGCGTAGACGCTCGAGTGCACGAAGAGGCCGAGGGAGCGGAACCAGAGCACCTCGTAGGCGATGGAGA
Proteins encoded in this region:
- a CDS encoding fused MFS/spermidine synthase → FGVALTELLSALSASEGVALAIAGSPGGLRILLSALLLLPPTVAMGATLPILTRWVARSLPDLGRHFTGLYALNTLGAAAGCSLAGFWAIPSLGLTGTAWVAAVVNFVAAASAFVLHFLGRPGEDGDGDGDGDGVEESTPTAMLGDRQRRTLIGVFALTGFLSIAYEVLWFRSLGLFVHSSVYAFTALLSTFLLGLVIGAAVYALWLQPKRRDLSILATAQVLQALAGLVTLALLTNGKTIDFFLTGALGSPLLALWVQALAILLVPASIIGVGFPLVVQATATHLSQVGRQVGWLYSLNTLGGIAGSLGVGFVLVPLIGTQWTFVLLALLGAALALFIQGLDAEVAPRQRRLTRVAAGLVLLAAFLLPPGTFLRSYAETRLGEVLDVVEGRDGTIAVIEYSADAVCRSRPCPDHCREHPYRHRQVRYASMSYASTILYSRRYMTSLLNLAALTGPPTRQALVVCFGTGITAGTATLHPELEGLTIVDVNRDVVEADRFFEDFNHRVLSDPRARVVIDDGRHFLAAAPEEARWDVISFEPPPPEAPGIVNLYSSEFYRLAKRHLSPGGRLTQWVPLQEQSDEINRRLARSLVDNFEYVTLWIPARDEAVYLASDAPLEIDLERWREAFARPELKASLREAGLDDVHDLLSTFVLDAEGMREWTREVEPITDDHPAVEYYLSFEGRPHDRDALWALSTSLLPYLKGEVSPEDRTLLERRRSLARELSRVSALTFDWRYDEAAEALDALIAEHGESTWLHHLRHDQLDCMVERPGLPPGRQGPIEAPAP